The Longimicrobium sp. DNA window GCTGCGCTGCTGGGCGAGCTTGACGGCCTCGTAGACGTTCACGATGCCGCCGGTGGCCGAGAGCTGGCCGAAGGGGATGCGCTCCTCGCTCCCCGGGCGCACCACGCTCTGCGTGGGGTAGCGCGTGGCCGACTCCAGGATGATGGCCTTCACCTGCTCGGCGGTGAGCTCGGGGAAGTAGGCCATGAGCAGCGCCGCCAGCCCGGTCACCACCGGGGCCGCCATGCTGGTGCCCTGCTGCCGCGAGTACCCCGCGTCGGTGACGGTGGAGTAGATGCTCATCCCCGGCGCGAACACGTCCACCTTGGTGCGGCTGTAGTTGGAGAACGAGGCGGCCAGGCTGTCGGGGGCCCACGCACTGGCGCCCACCTCGATCCAGTTGCGGGCCGCGCCGCCCGCCCTGAACTCGCGGGTGGGGAAGCTGGGGTCGTCGTCCAGCAGGGCGCCGCCGTTGCCGGCCGCGTGCACGAACAGCACGCCCTTGCCCTCGGCGTAGCGCACGGCCTCGTCCACCACGTCCTTCTGGGGCGAGTGCGCCTTGCCGAAGCTCATGTTGATGACCTGCGCCCCGTTGTCGGCGGCGTAGCGGATGGCGTTGGCGATGTCCTTGTCGCGCTCGTCGCCGTCGGGCACCGCGCGCAGCACCATGATCTTCACGCCGCTCGCCACGCCGTCGACGCCGATGCCGTTGCCGCGCACCGCCGCCACGATCCCCGCCACGTGGGTGCCGTGCATGGCCCCGGGGCCCTCCACCTCGGCGTTGCCGTAGCCGCGCTCGCGGGGGTCGGCGTAGTTGTCGCCCACGACCCCGCGCGGGTCGAAGTCGGGGTTCAGCCCGTAGCGCAGCCGGTTCTCCACGTCCTTGCGCTCGCTGGCGATCACCTCGGGGGTGATGCCGGCGGCGGCCATGCGCAGGTAGATGTCGCGCGCCTGCGTCACGTCCTGCCGCACCGAGGGCTTCATGGACGTCACCCGGGCCACCGTGAGCGAGTCGGTGCCGAGCGCCTGGCGCAGGACGGTGCTCACCTGCTGCGCCATCTGCCCGATCTGGTTGATCTGGTCGAGCAGCTCCTGCGCCTCGGCGCGGTCGGCCTGCAGCTTCTGCTTGTGCGCCTGGCACTCGTCGTACGCCTTGCGCTCGGCGGGGGCCTGCGGGGGCGGGGCGCCGGTGTCGTAGCGGCCGCGGCAGGCGGCGTACAGGCGGACGCCCTCGTAGGTGTCGAACTCCACGTCGCGCCCGTCGCGCCCGCCGATGAAGTCCCACCCGTGCACGTCGTCGACGTAGCCGTTGCCGTCGTCGTCGCGGCCGTTGCCGGCCACCTCGCGCGGGTTGGTCCAGACCACGTCCTTCAGGTCGGGGTGGTCGATCTCGATGCCGCTGTCGATGATGGCCACCACCACGCTGCGGCGCGGCTGGCGCCCGGCCAGCAGCTCGCGGTACGCGCGGTTGGCGCTGATGCCGGGGACGCGGTCGGCCTGGGGGTCGAGCTGCCACCAGTTCTCGGGCGGCTCGCCGGTGAAGGCGGGCCGGGCCGTGGGGGCGGTCTGCGCCAGGGTGGCCTGCGCCGGCAGGGCGGCGCCGAGCGCGAGCGTGAGAACGCCGATCAGGCGGATGGGCTTCATCTAAGGTGCCGGGTGGAAGTGGTCGGGGTCGGAATCACGAGCGAGCCCTGTACACCGCAAGGGCGCGCAGGTTACCGCGCGGCTTGAAGATGGGGACGAGCCGAGCCGGACGCGCCGCCAGCGGTCTCCCCGAGGGATGGAAGACGACGGCCGTACCGATTGCCGGGAGCCGCCCGGGCTCCTAGTCTGGAGCGTCCGGTCCGTTCGGAGCCTCTGGCCTGGAGCGTCGCGCGCATGAGATCGATCGCCACCATCGGGTACGAGAACGCGACCGTGCCGAGCTTCCTCGACGCCCTGCGCGGCGCGGGGGTGGACCTGCTCGTGGACGTCCGCGCGGTGGCCAGCTCGCGCCGCCCCGGCTTCGCCAAGTCGCGGCTGGCCGAGAACGTCGGCGGGGCGGGATCGAGTACCTGCACCTGCGCGGCCTGGGGACGCCGGCGGACGGGCGCGCGGCCGCCCGTGCCGGCCGCCACGAGGAGATGCACGCGATCTTCCGCGAGCACCTGGCCACGCCCGAGGCGCAGGCGGACCTGGAGACGCTGGCGGACCTGGTGCGCTCGGGCCGCCGCGTCTGCCTGCTGTGCCTGGAAGCCAACCCCCTCCACTGCCACCGCAGCCTGGTCGCCGCCGCCCTGGCGGAGCGGGTGCCGGTGCGGATCGAGCACCTCGCGCCCGGCACCGAATCCGGTTGATCAGAGGGTGTGCGCGATCCCAAAAGGTATTTTGACCCGCACGG harbors:
- a CDS encoding S8 family peptidase; this encodes MKPIRLIGVLTLALGAALPAQATLAQTAPTARPAFTGEPPENWWQLDPQADRVPGISANRAYRELLAGRQPRRSVVVAIIDSGIEIDHPDLKDVVWTNPREVAGNGRDDDGNGYVDDVHGWDFIGGRDGRDVEFDTYEGVRLYAACRGRYDTGAPPPQAPAERKAYDECQAHKQKLQADRAEAQELLDQINQIGQMAQQVSTVLRQALGTDSLTVARVTSMKPSVRQDVTQARDIYLRMAAAGITPEVIASERKDVENRLRYGLNPDFDPRGVVGDNYADPRERGYGNAEVEGPGAMHGTHVAGIVAAVRGNGIGVDGVASGVKIMVLRAVPDGDERDKDIANAIRYAADNGAQVINMSFGKAHSPQKDVVDEAVRYAEGKGVLFVHAAGNGGALLDDDPSFPTREFRAGGAARNWIEVGASAWAPDSLAASFSNYSRTKVDVFAPGMSIYSTVTDAGYSRQQGTSMAAPVVTGLAALLMAYFPELTAEQVKAIILESATRYPTQSVVRPGSEERIPFGQLSATGGIVNVYEAVKLAQQRSGGARR